A single Mytilus trossulus isolate FHL-02 chromosome 12, PNRI_Mtr1.1.1.hap1, whole genome shotgun sequence DNA region contains:
- the LOC134692530 gene encoding uncharacterized protein LOC134692530 — MAPRQITLAEMKDKSSKNYYENTRKAEEYFNQAKTPVKYNLPVSLALRQQFNIKKSTNENLYIRNCIKTGNTLVFTDLINRRLIICNSDGTNIHHIPLSYQPWYITEIDSNTVAVSCAFDQTILIINISTRSVTSTINTSGVCSGISYNDNNLYVVIGGSIIHVMDLRGKVTRTIPLPSDDIWDITVDRDRVVCIETTSIYCCSLDGKKMWEFEKDKFEDLTRVTTDHEGNVYVTNESTHTVIVISDDGKHHRELLTESDGLDWPCGIYFDKKENTLLVCNYMDGKAFLFDVKKN, encoded by the coding sequence AAAACACAAGAAAGGCAGAAGAATATTTCAACCAGGCTAAAACACCCGTCAAATACAACCTTCCTGTTTCTCTCGCTTTGCGTCAACAGTTTAATATCAAAAAGTCAACAAATGAAAATCTGTACATTAGAAATTGTATCAAAACAGGCAATACATTAGTGTTTACTGACTTGATCAATAGACGACTTATTATTTGTAATTCAGATGGTACTAATATACATCACATTCCTCTGTCCTATCAACCATGGTATATAACAGAGATAGATAGTAACACTGTAGCAGTCTCATGTGCGTTTGACCAAACAATACTGATAATAAATATATCTACACGTTCTGTCACCAGTACAATCAACACAAGTGGTGTCTGCTCCGGAATATCATATAATGATAATAACCTGTACGTTGTTATTGGTGGGAGTATAATACATGTGATGGACCTGAGAGGTAAAGTAACACGTACTATACCGCTACCTTCAGACGATATCTGGGACATTACAGTAGACAGAGACAGGGTGGTCTGTATAGAAACTACATCAATATACTGCTGCTCGTtagatggaaaaaaaatgtgGGAATTTGAAAAGGATAAATTTGAAGATCTAACTCGTGTAACAACAGATCATGAGGGGAATGTTTATGTGACTAATGAGAGTACACACACTGTAATAGTTATATCTGATGATGGTAAACATCACAGAGAACTTCTTACTGAATCAGATGGATTGGATTGGCCGTGTGgaatttattttgacaaaaaagaaaatactctGCTTGTTTGTAATTATATGGACGGAAAAGCTTTTCTTTTCgacgtaaaaaaaaactaa